From Actinosynnema mirum DSM 43827, a single genomic window includes:
- a CDS encoding LacI family DNA-binding transcriptional regulator — MSVQSHVNARPTLEDVAARAGVSRATASRVLNASPRVSPEAQEAVTAAARDLGYQPNQAARALVTRRSGAVAVVFSEPEPKIFDDPHFAWLTRAAARALADADVQMVLMLAHSPQDQDRAQRFLQGGHVDGALVFAPHKGDRLLALARKLPLPVVYAGRPWGSLRGLNSVDHDNTGGGELATRHLMSLGRGRIASVTGPLDELAAADRLAGWRRALGADDERTALLTEDGGFSREGGKRAMAALLGRAPDLDAVFVASDLMAAGALDALREAGRRVPEDVAVVGFDDHPSIAPHTTPALTTVRQDTGNQVSHMVAHLLRLLSGEQVRAKRQVLPTQLVRRESA; from the coding sequence GTGTCCGTCCAGTCGCACGTGAACGCCCGCCCCACGTTGGAGGACGTGGCAGCACGAGCGGGTGTCTCCCGTGCGACCGCGTCGCGGGTGCTCAACGCGTCCCCGAGGGTGAGCCCCGAGGCGCAGGAGGCGGTCACGGCAGCGGCGCGCGACCTCGGCTACCAGCCCAACCAGGCCGCTCGCGCGCTCGTGACGCGGCGCAGCGGGGCGGTCGCGGTGGTGTTCTCCGAGCCCGAGCCCAAGATCTTCGACGACCCGCACTTCGCCTGGCTCACCAGGGCCGCCGCCCGCGCGCTGGCCGACGCCGACGTGCAGATGGTCCTGATGCTCGCGCACTCGCCGCAGGACCAGGACCGGGCGCAGCGCTTCCTGCAGGGCGGCCACGTGGACGGCGCGCTGGTGTTCGCCCCGCACAAGGGCGACCGGCTGCTCGCGCTGGCCCGCAAGCTGCCGCTGCCCGTGGTGTACGCGGGCAGGCCGTGGGGCTCGCTGCGCGGGCTGAACTCGGTCGACCACGACAACACCGGCGGCGGCGAGCTGGCGACCAGGCACCTGATGTCGTTGGGGCGCGGGCGGATCGCGTCGGTGACCGGCCCGCTGGACGAGCTGGCCGCCGCGGACCGGCTGGCCGGGTGGCGGCGGGCGCTGGGCGCGGACGACGAGCGCACCGCGCTGCTCACCGAGGACGGCGGTTTCTCCCGCGAGGGCGGCAAGCGCGCCATGGCGGCCCTGCTGGGGCGGGCGCCGGACCTGGACGCGGTGTTCGTGGCGAGCGACCTGATGGCGGCGGGCGCGCTGGACGCGCTGCGCGAGGCGGGCAGGCGGGTGCCGGAGGACGTGGCGGTCGTGGGCTTCGACGACCACCCGTCGATAGCCCCGCACACCACCCCCGCGCTCACGACCGTCCGCCAGGACACTGGGAACCAGGTGTCGCACATGGTGGCGCACCTGCTGCGGCTGCTCAGCGGCGAGCAGGTCCGCGCCAAGCGCCAGGTGCTCCCCACCCAACTGGTGCGGCGCGAGTCGGCTTAG
- a CDS encoding ABC transporter permease: MLRTIIAGLRARTARLVLSSIAIALGVAFVTGTLVLGDAIDASSREEYAKSSRNVAVSAQVNGDASELTSIPASALAEVRAVPGVSGADSRATVWAALVDSRGKAREARVQTLATTPELREFDLADGRFPQSADEIALDERGVKSTGLKIGSTTTLMSQENGDHRLTVVGTYRQSSNPMSLGYGEQGVVTPELMATLGDEPVTGEVVALAAPGSSPEQLRDAVAAALGGEYRVRTGAQVEADTMEQLAKQGVNFTLPLLVFAAISLVVASMVIYNTFTILVAQRTKELALLRCVGANRSQVFRSVLAEALVMGLVASVLGLGAGLGVAALLQQGIGALGAGSTSAAQTPITWTTVLAAFAVGVLVTVLAAALPARKATRVAPIAALRNQIDSGDDVRRAGKLRIASAALLVVAGAGALVVGQRAEQLEMSMFASAAGAMLLLAAVVLLGPLLVGPVNKLLGIVPGLLFGVPAKLAVGNAERNPRRTAATTAALIVGVSIVVSVTVVGGSVRETATQRLDEQYPADFTVNSSVYGRQLPVALADRLGAVPQVAQAEPTSEVYAESGYFIGVRRSALGSVVLPEVVEGSLDALGDGELAVTEEYAKSAGIKIGDRVKVGDVENRDKTELEVVAVVTGRQIGYGLTTLATAESVNSAQPGHSNVMVKLKEGVDTADGRAALEKVTDTSPLAVISSAAETRDLINSQVDQMLGFVWALIGLAVLIALFGIANTLALSVLERTRETALLRALGLTKGQLRLMLVVESVLMALMGATIGLVLGIGVGWALTSSFGGDGIEIVLDVPVGQIAVMLVAAVIAAVIAAAMPARRAARTSIVSGMAEE; the protein is encoded by the coding sequence ATGCTGCGCACGATCATCGCGGGGCTGCGGGCCCGCACCGCGCGGCTCGTGCTCTCCTCGATCGCGATCGCGCTCGGCGTCGCCTTCGTCACCGGCACCCTCGTGCTCGGCGACGCCATCGACGCCAGCAGCCGCGAGGAGTACGCCAAGAGCTCCCGCAACGTCGCGGTGTCCGCCCAGGTCAACGGGGACGCCTCCGAGCTGACCAGCATCCCGGCGTCCGCGCTGGCCGAGGTCAGGGCCGTGCCCGGCGTCAGCGGCGCGGACAGCCGCGCCACGGTGTGGGCCGCGCTCGTGGACAGCAGGGGCAAGGCCCGCGAGGCCCGCGTGCAGACCCTGGCCACCACCCCCGAGCTGCGCGAGTTCGACCTCGCCGACGGCCGCTTCCCGCAGTCCGCCGACGAGATCGCGCTCGACGAGCGCGGGGTCAAGTCCACCGGCCTGAAGATCGGCAGCACCACCACGCTGATGAGCCAGGAGAACGGCGACCACCGGCTCACCGTCGTCGGCACCTACCGGCAGTCCAGCAACCCGATGTCCCTCGGCTACGGCGAGCAGGGCGTGGTCACCCCCGAGCTGATGGCCACGCTCGGGGACGAGCCGGTCACCGGCGAGGTCGTCGCGCTCGCCGCGCCCGGCAGCAGCCCCGAGCAGCTGCGCGACGCCGTCGCCGCCGCGCTCGGCGGCGAGTACCGGGTGCGCACCGGCGCCCAGGTCGAGGCCGACACCATGGAGCAGCTCGCGAAGCAGGGCGTCAACTTCACCCTGCCGCTGCTGGTGTTCGCGGCCATCTCGCTGGTCGTGGCCTCCATGGTCATCTACAACACGTTCACCATCCTGGTCGCCCAGCGCACCAAGGAGCTGGCGCTGCTGCGCTGCGTCGGCGCCAACCGCTCGCAGGTGTTCCGCAGCGTGCTCGCCGAGGCGCTGGTGATGGGCCTGGTCGCCTCGGTGCTCGGGCTCGGCGCGGGACTCGGCGTCGCGGCCCTGCTGCAGCAGGGCATCGGGGCGCTCGGCGCGGGCAGCACGTCGGCCGCGCAGACGCCGATCACCTGGACCACCGTGCTCGCCGCGTTCGCGGTCGGCGTCCTGGTCACCGTGCTCGCCGCCGCCCTGCCCGCCCGCAAGGCCACCCGCGTCGCGCCGATCGCCGCGCTGCGCAACCAGATCGACAGCGGCGACGACGTGCGCCGCGCGGGCAAGCTCCGCATCGCCTCCGCCGCGCTGCTCGTCGTGGCGGGCGCGGGCGCGCTCGTCGTCGGGCAGCGCGCCGAGCAGCTGGAGATGTCCATGTTCGCCAGCGCGGCGGGCGCCATGCTGCTGCTCGCCGCCGTGGTGCTGCTCGGGCCGCTGCTGGTCGGGCCGGTCAACAAGCTGCTCGGGATCGTGCCCGGCCTGCTGTTCGGGGTGCCCGCGAAGCTCGCCGTCGGCAACGCCGAGCGCAACCCGCGCCGCACCGCCGCCACCACCGCCGCGCTCATCGTCGGCGTGTCCATCGTGGTCTCGGTGACCGTCGTCGGCGGGTCCGTCCGGGAGACCGCGACCCAGCGGCTCGACGAGCAGTACCCGGCCGACTTCACCGTCAACTCCTCGGTCTACGGCAGGCAGCTGCCCGTGGCGCTGGCCGACCGGCTCGGCGCGGTGCCGCAGGTCGCGCAGGCCGAGCCCACCTCCGAGGTGTACGCCGAGTCCGGGTACTTCATCGGCGTGCGGCGCAGCGCCCTCGGCAGCGTCGTGCTGCCCGAGGTGGTCGAGGGGTCCCTGGACGCGCTCGGGGACGGCGAGCTCGCCGTCACCGAGGAGTACGCGAAGTCCGCGGGCATCAAGATCGGCGACCGGGTCAAGGTCGGGGACGTCGAGAACCGCGACAAGACCGAGCTGGAGGTCGTCGCCGTCGTCACCGGGCGGCAGATCGGCTACGGCCTGACCACCCTGGCCACCGCCGAGTCGGTCAACTCGGCGCAGCCCGGCCACAGCAACGTCATGGTCAAGCTCAAGGAGGGCGTGGACACCGCCGACGGGCGCGCGGCCCTGGAGAAGGTCACCGACACCTCGCCGCTGGCCGTGATCAGCTCGGCCGCCGAGACCAGGGACCTGATCAACAGCCAGGTCGACCAGATGCTCGGGTTCGTGTGGGCGCTGATCGGGCTGGCCGTGCTGATCGCGCTGTTCGGCATCGCCAACACGCTCGCGCTGTCCGTGCTGGAGCGCACCAGGGAGACCGCGCTGCTCCGGGCGCTCGGGCTCACCAAGGGGCAGCTGCGGCTGATGCTGGTGGTCGAGTCGGTGCTGATGGCGCTGATGGGGGCCACGATCGGGCTGGTGCTCGGCATCGGCGTCGGCTGGGCGCTGACCAGCTCGTTCGGCGGCGACGGCATCGAGATCGTGCTGGACGTCCCGGTGGGGCAGATCGCCGTGATGCTGGTGGCGGCCGTGATCGCCGCGGTGATCGCCGCCGCGATGCCCGCCAGGCGCGCGGCGCGCACCTCGATCGTCTCGGGGATGGCGGAGGAGTAG
- a CDS encoding ABC transporter ATP-binding protein, translated as MSAVVSDVGTRTAVEATGLVKVYGKGDTAVHALAGVTVAFEAGRFTAIMGPSGSGKSTLMHCLAGLDDVDGGQVRVGGTEITGLGDKDLTKLRRDRVGFVFQSFNLLPTLTAEQNILLGLELAGRKPDREWFDTIVEVLGLRDRLKHKPTELSGGQQQRVACARALVARPDVVFADEPTGNLDSRSGAEVLDFLRMSVRKLGQTVIMVTHDPVAASYADRVVLLADGHLAGDITAPTADSVLAALKNLGA; from the coding sequence ATGTCCGCAGTCGTGTCCGACGTCGGAACCCGGACCGCCGTGGAGGCGACCGGCCTGGTCAAGGTGTACGGCAAGGGCGACACCGCGGTGCACGCGCTGGCCGGGGTCACCGTCGCCTTCGAGGCGGGCCGGTTCACCGCGATCATGGGCCCCTCGGGTTCCGGCAAGTCCACCCTCATGCACTGCCTGGCGGGCCTGGACGACGTGGACGGCGGCCAGGTCCGCGTCGGCGGCACCGAGATCACCGGCCTGGGCGACAAGGACCTCACCAAGCTCCGCCGCGACCGGGTCGGGTTCGTCTTCCAGTCGTTCAACCTCCTGCCGACGCTCACCGCGGAGCAGAACATCCTGCTCGGCCTTGAGCTGGCGGGCCGCAAGCCCGACCGGGAGTGGTTCGACACCATCGTCGAGGTGCTCGGCCTGCGCGACCGCCTCAAGCACAAGCCGACCGAGCTGTCCGGCGGCCAGCAGCAGCGCGTGGCCTGCGCCCGCGCCCTGGTCGCCCGGCCCGACGTGGTGTTCGCCGACGAGCCCACCGGCAACCTGGACTCGCGCTCCGGCGCCGAGGTCCTGGACTTCCTGCGCATGTCGGTCCGCAAGCTCGGCCAGACCGTGATCATGGTGACGCACGACCCGGTCGCCGCCTCCTACGCGGACCGCGTGGTCCTGCTCGCCGACGGCCACCTCGCGGGCGACATCACCGCCCCCACCGCCGACAGCGTCCTCGCCGCGCTCAAGAACCTGGGGGCCTGA
- a CDS encoding helix-turn-helix transcriptional regulator — translation MARLGSGIPLVARVRELTGLRTALQDAVLGRPGAVLVSGEAGVGKSRLVDELARSAGDALVLGGRCLDVAETGVPYPPFTEVARRVRAEGLLDLDARPALRWLLPELSPVPDRGAVDPHGVRLPGRRGEQDTGQLRLFDAVLALLTDLAARGPVLLVLEDLHLADASTRALLVFLLSRLRDQRLLVVTTHRSDDLRRDHPLRPVLAELGRLPSVRRLDLAPLSAIDTRGLVAALDAGLSDELVLRVAERAEGNPFLAEELAADPHTLGEPSLARASLLGPGAARVARVVAVAGRPLRAVDLAAFTDDVELGGALREAVRHGVLVERDGAYRFRHALAREAVLADLLPGERVRLHAAFAELLGTTTGRGVAASVAHHALAAGNPALALASSVRAAAEAAACGAPAEALRHREVALRLWTTAGRTPSGITEADLLRQASWAAGASGLPERAVALARAGVELVDGTGPEAGAALWLRLARALAELDDADGEREAAVEQAWLLLRDRPACAERAEVLAGWAAALHEGGKRAEAAERAEQAVADGRASGAWAAVADALTTLAVLDAEDGRGESALRRHLEAVEHARGGGAVGAELRARRALGRFHHDTGQPGRAVEAFDAGVRRADETGVAWSALGVELRAWQVLTRYRAGDWAGAAGAAGEAGAWGSERLAAARAQLLVGRGEFEAAERELTGLRWSRDAWTAEVAGAADVELLLWRGQPDSAVDRAVEATGVCACPAGVLRLLALGVAAWAELAGRARRRRDRDAEERAVAEGRALAGRARAVRGGGADAAAWLARVDAEEDRLVGGVVTGPWLVAAELYGDAHEQAVCRWRAAETALARGQREQAATLLKAADTAAELLGARPLRDAVRQTARRGRVVLRGEVPGGQVDPFTPRERSVLALVALGRTNREVGEELVISEKTVSVHLTRIMAKLGAGRRGEAVAIAFERGLLDVTG, via the coding sequence GTGGCACGTCTCGGTTCCGGAATCCCCCTGGTGGCGCGCGTCCGGGAGCTCACGGGCCTGCGGACAGCGCTCCAGGACGCGGTGCTCGGCAGGCCGGGCGCGGTGCTCGTCTCCGGCGAGGCCGGGGTCGGCAAGTCGCGGCTGGTCGACGAGCTGGCGCGCTCGGCGGGCGACGCGCTGGTCCTCGGCGGTCGCTGCCTGGACGTCGCCGAGACCGGGGTGCCCTACCCGCCGTTCACCGAGGTCGCCCGGCGGGTGCGCGCCGAGGGGCTGCTCGACCTCGACGCCCGGCCCGCGCTGCGCTGGCTGCTGCCCGAGCTGAGCCCGGTCCCCGACCGGGGCGCGGTCGACCCGCACGGGGTGCGGCTGCCCGGCAGGCGGGGCGAGCAGGACACCGGGCAGCTGCGGCTGTTCGACGCCGTCCTCGCCCTGCTCACCGACCTCGCCGCGCGCGGCCCCGTGCTCCTGGTGCTGGAGGACCTGCACCTCGCGGACGCCTCCACCCGCGCCCTCCTGGTGTTCCTGCTGTCCCGGCTGCGCGACCAGCGGCTGCTCGTGGTCACCACGCACCGCTCCGACGACCTGCGCCGCGACCACCCGCTGCGGCCCGTGCTCGCCGAGCTGGGACGCCTGCCGTCGGTGCGGCGGCTCGACCTCGCGCCGCTGAGCGCCATCGACACCCGCGGCCTCGTCGCCGCGCTGGACGCCGGCCTGTCCGACGAGCTGGTGCTGCGGGTCGCCGAGCGCGCCGAGGGCAACCCGTTCCTGGCCGAGGAGCTGGCCGCCGACCCGCACACCCTGGGCGAGCCGTCGCTGGCCCGCGCGTCCCTGCTCGGGCCGGGGGCCGCGCGCGTGGCGCGGGTCGTCGCCGTCGCCGGGCGCCCGCTGCGGGCGGTGGACCTGGCGGCGTTCACCGACGACGTCGAGCTGGGGGGCGCGCTGCGCGAGGCCGTCCGGCACGGCGTGCTCGTCGAGCGGGACGGGGCCTACCGGTTCCGGCACGCGCTCGCCCGCGAGGCGGTGCTCGCCGACCTGCTGCCCGGCGAGCGGGTGCGCCTGCACGCCGCGTTCGCCGAACTGCTCGGGACCACCACCGGGCGCGGCGTCGCCGCCTCGGTGGCCCACCACGCGCTGGCCGCCGGGAACCCGGCGCTGGCGCTCGCGTCGTCCGTGCGGGCGGCGGCCGAGGCGGCGGCCTGCGGGGCGCCCGCCGAGGCGCTGCGGCACCGCGAGGTCGCGCTGCGGCTGTGGACCACCGCCGGGCGCACGCCGTCCGGGATCACCGAGGCCGACCTGCTTCGCCAGGCGTCGTGGGCCGCGGGGGCCAGCGGGCTCCCGGAGCGCGCGGTGGCGCTGGCCCGCGCGGGCGTCGAGCTGGTCGACGGGACCGGGCCTGAGGCCGGGGCCGCGCTGTGGCTGCGGCTGGCCCGCGCGCTGGCCGAGCTGGACGACGCCGACGGCGAGCGCGAGGCCGCCGTCGAGCAGGCGTGGCTGCTGCTGCGGGACCGGCCCGCGTGCGCCGAGCGCGCCGAGGTGCTGGCCGGCTGGGCGGCGGCGCTGCACGAGGGCGGCAAGCGGGCCGAGGCCGCCGAGCGGGCCGAGCAGGCCGTCGCCGACGGGCGGGCCTCCGGTGCCTGGGCCGCCGTGGCCGACGCGCTCACCACGCTGGCGGTGCTGGACGCGGAGGACGGGCGCGGGGAGTCGGCGCTGCGCAGGCACCTGGAGGCCGTGGAGCACGCGCGCGGCGGCGGCGCGGTCGGGGCCGAGCTGCGGGCCCGGCGGGCGCTGGGGCGGTTCCACCACGACACCGGGCAGCCGGGGCGCGCGGTGGAGGCGTTCGACGCCGGGGTGCGCCGGGCCGACGAGACCGGGGTCGCGTGGAGCGCGCTGGGCGTGGAGCTGCGGGCCTGGCAGGTGCTCACCCGCTACCGCGCGGGCGACTGGGCCGGTGCCGCGGGCGCCGCCGGTGAGGCCGGGGCCTGGGGGTCGGAGCGGTTGGCCGCCGCGCGCGCCCAGCTCCTGGTGGGGCGCGGCGAGTTCGAGGCCGCCGAGCGGGAGCTGACCGGGTTGCGCTGGTCCCGCGACGCGTGGACCGCCGAGGTCGCGGGCGCGGCCGACGTGGAGCTGCTGCTGTGGCGCGGCCAGCCCGACTCGGCGGTGGACCGGGCGGTCGAGGCCACCGGGGTCTGCGCCTGCCCGGCCGGGGTGCTCCGGCTGCTCGCGCTCGGCGTGGCCGCGTGGGCGGAGCTGGCCGGACGGGCGCGCAGGCGCCGGGACCGGGACGCCGAGGAGCGCGCGGTCGCCGAGGGGCGGGCGCTGGCCGGACGCGCCAGGGCCGTCCGGGGCGGCGGCGCGGACGCGGCGGCCTGGCTGGCGCGCGTGGACGCCGAGGAGGACCGGCTCGTCGGCGGGGTGGTCACCGGGCCGTGGCTGGTCGCCGCCGAGCTGTACGGGGACGCCCACGAGCAGGCGGTGTGCCGGTGGCGCGCGGCCGAGACCGCCCTGGCGCGCGGGCAGCGGGAGCAGGCCGCGACCCTGCTGAAGGCCGCCGACACCGCGGCCGAGCTGCTCGGGGCGCGCCCATTGCGCGACGCGGTGCGGCAGACCGCCCGGCGCGGCCGGGTCGTGCTGCGCGGCGAGGTGCCCGGCGGGCAGGTGGACCCGTTCACCCCGCGCGAGCGCTCGGTGCTGGCGCTGGTGGCGCTCGGGCGCACCAACCGCGAGGTCGGCGAGGAGCTGGTGATCAGCGAGAAGACGGTGAGCGTGCACCTCACCCGCATCATGGCCAAGCTCGGCGCGGGCAGGCGCGGCGAGGCGGTGGCGATCGCGTTCGAGCGGGGGCTGCTGGACGTCACCGGCTAG
- a CDS encoding AfsR/SARP family transcriptional regulator produces the protein MEQDDGNALGAARAGGAGAADPVPLRFEVLGLLRAVRGSREVDLGAAKQRAVLAVLLLARNAPVSRDQIIEAVWGENPPTSSVNLVQTYVAGLRRALEPHRARRAPAELLTSVGDGYLLRVPTSSVDLDAFERATTSAARSRAQGDLEGAASELESALSLWRAEPLGGVTGLFAEVERQRLGERRLAALEERAEVLLLLGRGAELVPQLTALVGEHPLRERGHGLLMRALCQAGRQAESLAAYRDARRALIDELGVEPGPELRRLQQAILAGDDPEPAGTRKPAAVPAPEPRPPATPAQLPRAPAALAGRAAALARMDELLRAQRDSGVVLVVTGPAGVGKTALALHWAHRVRDEFPDGQLYADLHGYDPNQEPLGAGEVLNRFLRTLGVPAEDVPVGVDERSALFRTLVADRRMVVLLDNARGSTELMALLTGAPSCVLVTSRRRLVGLVAHAEAHLVELDVLDQDSALELLGRRDPGEMGALRRLAVLCDGLPLALRIAAARLAAPSLRAAELVAELDDEHGRLAALGLEDEDSTVRAALDASRRALPPRPAHLLALLGLHPGADLTPHAAAALARLPLAAAQRELDVLTSANLLTVNEPGRYGAHDLVRVYTRALAAELPEDQRRAATGRVLDYYLHCADLADALMPVGRGAVRVAPEHVPVDVPVLSGVVDATAWLEAEQANIIAAAEHAGDSGERRWLAHAWQLPYTLSRFFWLRADRHTWLSTTERALGAATELGDPEARFVTLFNLGVALAQFHRSEEALARHQEALEVARSWGDVSAQARALTTVADTLQLLGRVDESESCYREALEVSRAAGSRWAEANAHHNLGLLYSVSRRYPDALPWLDAAIRMYREVGEQCGESSCHADLSTVLLESGEHTSAAASARTALSLATEVASDYHQALAHDRLARVFERQGVGGAVAHWQRALALFTELGAPEADEVRGRLARTRAERSVGATNA, from the coding sequence GTGGAGCAGGACGACGGGAACGCCCTCGGGGCGGCGCGCGCCGGTGGCGCGGGGGCGGCCGACCCGGTCCCCCTCCGCTTCGAGGTGCTCGGGCTGCTGCGCGCCGTGCGCGGCTCCAGGGAGGTCGACCTCGGGGCGGCCAAGCAGCGGGCGGTGCTCGCCGTGCTCCTGCTGGCCCGCAACGCCCCGGTCAGCCGCGACCAGATCATCGAGGCGGTCTGGGGGGAGAACCCGCCGACCTCCTCGGTCAACCTCGTGCAGACCTACGTCGCGGGCCTGCGCCGCGCGCTCGAACCGCACCGGGCCAGGCGGGCGCCCGCCGAGCTGCTCACCTCCGTCGGCGACGGCTACCTGCTGCGCGTGCCCACCTCCTCCGTCGACCTCGACGCCTTCGAGCGCGCCACCACCTCGGCGGCCCGCAGCAGGGCCCAGGGTGACCTGGAGGGGGCCGCCTCGGAGCTGGAATCCGCGCTGTCGCTGTGGAGGGCCGAACCCCTCGGCGGGGTCACGGGGCTGTTCGCCGAGGTCGAGCGGCAGCGCCTCGGCGAGCGCAGGCTGGCCGCGCTGGAGGAGCGCGCCGAGGTGCTGCTGCTGCTCGGCCGCGGCGCCGAGCTGGTGCCGCAGCTGACCGCGCTGGTCGGCGAGCACCCGCTGCGCGAGCGCGGCCACGGGCTGCTGATGCGGGCGCTGTGCCAGGCGGGCAGGCAGGCCGAGTCGCTCGCCGCCTACCGGGACGCCCGGCGCGCCCTCATCGACGAGCTGGGCGTCGAGCCGGGGCCGGAGCTGCGCAGGCTCCAGCAGGCGATCCTCGCCGGGGACGACCCCGAACCGGCCGGGACCCGCAAGCCCGCCGCCGTGCCCGCCCCGGAGCCCCGGCCCCCGGCCACCCCGGCGCAGCTGCCCCGCGCGCCCGCCGCCCTCGCGGGCCGGGCCGCCGCGCTGGCGCGGATGGACGAGCTGCTGCGCGCCCAGCGCGACAGCGGCGTCGTCCTCGTCGTCACGGGCCCCGCGGGCGTCGGCAAGACCGCGCTCGCGCTGCACTGGGCGCACCGCGTGCGGGACGAGTTCCCCGACGGGCAGCTCTACGCCGACCTGCACGGGTACGACCCGAACCAGGAGCCGCTCGGCGCGGGCGAGGTGCTCAACCGCTTCCTGCGCACCCTGGGCGTGCCCGCCGAGGACGTCCCGGTGGGCGTCGACGAGCGCTCCGCCCTGTTCCGCACGCTCGTCGCCGACCGGCGGATGGTGGTGCTGCTCGACAACGCGCGCGGCTCCACCGAGCTGATGGCGCTGCTCACCGGCGCCCCGTCGTGCGTCCTGGTCACCAGCAGGCGCAGGCTCGTCGGGCTCGTCGCGCACGCCGAGGCGCACCTGGTCGAGCTGGACGTGCTCGACCAGGACTCGGCGCTGGAGCTGCTCGGGCGGCGCGACCCCGGCGAGATGGGCGCGCTGCGCAGGCTGGCCGTGCTGTGCGACGGGCTGCCGCTGGCGCTGCGCATCGCGGCGGCCCGGCTGGCCGCGCCGTCGCTGCGCGCCGCCGAGCTGGTGGCCGAGCTGGACGACGAGCACGGCAGGCTCGCCGCGCTCGGGCTGGAGGACGAGGACTCCACGGTCCGGGCCGCGCTGGACGCCTCGCGCCGCGCCCTGCCGCCCCGGCCCGCGCACCTGCTCGCGCTGCTCGGGCTGCACCCCGGCGCGGACCTCACCCCGCACGCCGCCGCCGCGCTCGCCCGGTTGCCGCTGGCCGCCGCGCAGCGCGAGCTGGACGTGCTGACCTCGGCGAACCTGCTCACGGTCAACGAGCCGGGGCGGTACGGCGCGCACGACCTGGTCCGGGTCTACACCCGCGCGCTCGCCGCCGAGCTGCCCGAGGACCAGCGCCGCGCGGCCACCGGCCGGGTGCTGGACTACTACCTGCACTGCGCCGACCTGGCCGACGCGCTGATGCCGGTGGGCCGGGGCGCGGTGCGGGTCGCGCCCGAGCACGTGCCGGTCGACGTGCCCGTGCTCAGCGGCGTCGTGGACGCCACCGCCTGGCTGGAGGCGGAGCAGGCGAACATCATCGCCGCCGCCGAGCACGCGGGCGACTCCGGCGAGCGGCGCTGGCTGGCGCACGCCTGGCAGCTGCCCTACACGCTGTCGCGGTTCTTCTGGCTGCGCGCCGACCGGCACACCTGGCTCAGCACCACCGAGCGCGCGCTGGGCGCGGCCACCGAGCTGGGCGACCCCGAGGCTCGGTTCGTGACGCTGTTCAACCTCGGGGTGGCGCTGGCGCAGTTCCACCGCTCCGAGGAGGCGCTGGCCAGGCACCAGGAGGCGCTGGAGGTCGCCCGCTCCTGGGGCGACGTGTCGGCGCAGGCCAGGGCACTCACGACGGTCGCCGACACGCTCCAGCTCCTGGGCCGGGTCGACGAGTCCGAGTCCTGCTACCGGGAGGCGCTGGAGGTCAGCCGGGCGGCCGGGTCCCGGTGGGCCGAGGCCAACGCGCACCACAACCTGGGGCTGCTGTACTCGGTGAGCAGGCGCTACCCGGACGCCCTCCCCTGGCTCGACGCGGCCATCCGGATGTACCGGGAGGTGGGGGAGCAGTGCGGCGAGTCCTCCTGCCACGCGGACCTGTCCACGGTGCTGCTGGAGTCGGGCGAGCACACCTCGGCCGCCGCGTCCGCGCGGACCGCGCTGTCGCTGGCCACCGAGGTGGCCAGCGACTACCACCAGGCGCTCGCGCACGACCGGCTGGCCAGGGTCTTCGAGCGGCAGGGCGTCGGCGGGGCGGTGGCGCACTGGCAGCGGGCGCTGGCGCTGTTCACCGAGCTGGGCGCGCCCGAGGCCGACGAGGTCCGGGGCCGGTTGGCGCGCACCCGCGCCGAGCGGTCGGTCGGGGCGACCAACGCCTGA
- a CDS encoding DedA family protein, whose protein sequence is MGFVTDALDGLAGLPQPAVLAVTGAMTLAECTLGVGFLAPGETALLLASTTANTLSRFLVMWLVVTVCAVAGDSIGYYLGRRFGDRLRASRLVRKIGQQHWDKAGELLRRRGAYAVFIARFMPVVRTLVPASAGAAKLDYRKFLPASIAGAAAWSALHIGIGSAAGASAKYIEAAFGRAMWGVMAVGCLIALVVYLCKRRAAARAAEATRPDAEPALVGES, encoded by the coding sequence ATGGGTTTTGTGACCGACGCGCTCGACGGGCTCGCCGGCCTGCCCCAACCGGCGGTCCTGGCGGTCACCGGCGCGATGACGCTCGCGGAGTGCACCCTCGGCGTGGGCTTCCTCGCCCCCGGCGAGACGGCGCTGCTGCTGGCGTCGACGACCGCGAACACGCTCTCGCGCTTCCTCGTCATGTGGCTGGTGGTGACCGTGTGCGCCGTCGCCGGCGACAGCATCGGCTACTACCTGGGCAGGCGCTTCGGCGACCGGCTGCGGGCGAGCAGGCTGGTGCGCAAGATCGGCCAGCAGCACTGGGACAAGGCGGGCGAGCTGCTGCGCAGGCGCGGCGCGTACGCCGTGTTCATCGCCCGGTTCATGCCCGTCGTGCGCACCCTCGTGCCCGCCTCCGCGGGCGCGGCCAAGCTCGACTACCGCAAGTTCCTGCCCGCCTCGATCGCGGGCGCCGCCGCCTGGTCCGCGCTGCACATCGGCATCGGCTCGGCCGCGGGAGCCTCGGCCAAGTACATCGAGGCCGCGTTCGGCCGGGCCATGTGGGGCGTCATGGCGGTCGGCTGCCTGATCGCGCTGGTCGTGTACCTGTGCAAGCGCCGGGCCGCCGCGCGCGCCGCCGAGGCCACCCGGCCCGACGCCGAGCCGGCGCTGGTGGGCGAGTCCTGA
- a CDS encoding DUF397 domain-containing protein, translating to MYQNWRKGSRTTATGADCVEIARDGALTAVRDTKNRAGGLLEFGPREWARFADGAKGGALDGR from the coding sequence ATGTACCAGAACTGGCGCAAGGGCAGTCGCACCACGGCGACCGGCGCGGACTGCGTGGAGATCGCGCGGGACGGCGCGCTGACCGCCGTGCGGGACACGAAGAACCGCGCGGGCGGCCTGCTGGAGTTCGGCCCCCGCGAGTGGGCCCGCTTCGCGGACGGCGCCAAGGGCGGTGCGCTCGACGGGCGGTGA